One Thiocapsa sp. genomic window, ACCCGAATCCTGGAAGAGCGCCGGCGTGATCCGGTTCGGATCGTAGGAGGGGGCGCTCACGAGCGTGCGGATTGCCCCGTCGTCGGGTCGCAACAGCACGATCGCCCCCTGCTTTCCCTCGAGGAGACCGAAGGCCATCCGCTGGAGCTCGGCATCGAGCGTGAGTGTCAGGTCTTGGCCGCGGGGGCGCTTGTCCTGCGTCACGAGCTGGCGACCGAGCTTCCCCCAATCGCCGAGCCCGTCCGGTGCACCGCCGTTGAGTCGCACGTTCGCCACCGACTCCATCCCTGAAGCCCCGAACCAGGGGTCGCTATAGCCCACCACATGCGCGAAGGCAGGTCCGTCGGGATAGCGGCGATAGACCTGCCCGAGGATCTCCTCGCTGTAGGCGAGCACCTCGCCGCGATGATCCAGGATCCGCCCGCGCTGGATCCGATGTGCCGGGTTCAGCTCGCGCCTGTCGTGCAGCTGCATAAAGGCGATGAAATGCGGGCGAGAGGCGCCGATCAACTGCCATGTCGCTTGATAGACCAGGATCCCGGTGAACAGGAGGATCAAGAGAACGATCGGAACCCGCGCGGACCATTTGGCGCGCGGCAGATGTCGTAGCTCGGTGCCCCAGCGGGCGTCGAACATCGACCGGAGCAGATAGGCGGCAGCAAAAAAGAAGCCGACATGCAGCGCCACGCGAATCAGCGACCAGAGCTCCGGATCCAGGTGTGTCGTCATGCGGGCACGTCGATCGAAACCTCCGCCACCTCGGTCTTACTCCGGGCTCGTGTTCCACTCGGGATGCGGTCTGAATCCCGAGCCCGGTCGTTCGCAGAGCGACAGGCTCCCGCCGTGCAAGCGGGGCGGGACCCCGAGGTCCTCGGCCAGCCACTCCGCGGTGGCGAGTCCGTGCGGGAGCTTGCTGCCGGTGGCTGCGGCCAGCTGAGCGGTCGGCCAGAGTCCGGCGGCGCTCTCGACGACACCGGTGACCACCACATCGATGCCGGCCGTAGCGGCACGTCGGGATAGGTCGAGTGCGGATCGCAGCCCGCCCACGACAGCCGGCTTGATGACGATGCGCCTCACGCCTAGTTCTCCGATGTCCATATCTGCGGGCAAAGCGGCCAGGCTCTCGTCGAGCGCGAGCGGAAAGAGCGCTCGTTCCTGAAGCGCACGCAGCCGGCTCGGGTCAGGGATGCTCAGCGGCTCTTCCAGAGATTCGATCGGTAGCTCCGAGAGCTGATCGAGTATGCGGCAAGCCAGGTCATAGCCCCAAGCCCCGTTGGCATCGAGCCGAAGGCGCATGTCGCTCGGCAGGAGCTGCGCGAGCGACCTCAGGCGGGCAATCTCCGAAGCCGGCTTGTCGACACCCACCTTGATCTTCACCACACTGAAACCCGCCTCGACGGCCGGTTGAAGATCAGCCGCCGTCAGGGTCGCGAGTGTCCCGAGGATCCCGTTGACCGGAACAGCATCCGATGCATCGCTGGCCAACAGCCTTCGCAAGGGAACGCCTTCCGCTTGGCTCAGGAGGTCGAGCAGGGCGCACTCGAGCGCGCAGCGCGCGGCCGGCGTCGCGGCGAATCCATCGTCCAGCATCTGCAGGAGCTCGCCCACCGATCTGCCTGGCGCGCAGGCACAAGCATTCAACAACGCGGACTCGGCCGCCCCGTGATCCTCGGTTCCCGCCACAGGTATCGGCGCACAATCTCCGAAACCGACCGCCCCATTCGTCTCGGCACACACCAGCCAGCCGCGTCGTCGTTGAAATCTACCCCGCGCACTGTGCCAGTCGCGACGCAGCGGCAAGTCATACGGACGGATCCGGAGTCGATCGATCCGGAGTTGATCCATCATCCTAAACCGCGCCCTGTGCGGTATGCGATGTTTTTGGATGGGGTCGGCCCCGGCGGTTTTGACGAACGCTGGAGTCGGCGCGGTTTAAAGTATTAAAAAACATTAAATTTTAAACCGCGTCTCACCGAGACCGAGGACATCTCCGAAGCTAAACGCAAAATGAAAATGACGCATGTCGCTCAGGACGCGGTTTAGATCCGGCTCAGACCGAATCCGAGGAGCAGCAGCACCGTCACGGCCGCCTGGAAGAGCCCCGTTTGTCCCAGAAGTGGATTGATCTGCTTGCCGGTGGCGCCGCGAACGAGCTTGAGGGTCAGAAGACCGCCGAGCGGGACGGCGACCAGTAGCGGCCATGCGATGGTCGGGCCGAAGCTGAAGAACAGGATCGCAATCGATGCCAGCAGCAGCAGGCCATATAAAACACGCGCCTTCGGTCGGCCCAGATGGTGGCACAGGGTACGCCGTCCTGCGATGCGATCGGTCTCCAGATCCCGGTAGTTGTTCAGCAGCAAAACAGCGGCGGCCGGCAGACCCAGGCCAATGCCGACCGCGAATACCGGCCAGTCGAAGGTCAAGGTTTGGAGGTAATAGGTCCCGCCCACGGCGGCGAGCCCGAAGAACAGCAGCACATAGAGCTCGCCGAACGGGCCGTAGGCGATCGGACGCGGGCCGCCGGTGTAGGCGTAGCCCGCGACCAGGGAGGCGATCCCGATCGCGAGGATCGGCCACCCGCCGCGCACCACCAAGGCCAGCCCGATGACGAAGGCGAGTCCGAACGCCAGGTGTGCAGCCCGCTTGACCTGCTCGACGCTGAACCAGCCCTGGGCCGTCGCGCGTGGCGGGCCCAGACGATCGGCCGTGTCCGTGCCTCGCTCGAAATCCGAGGCATCGTTGTGCAGATTGGTACCGATCTGGATCGACACCGCCGCGATCAGGGTGAGCAGGGCCGTGACGGCGGCAAGCTCTCCGGTCTGAAAGACGGCCAGCCCGATCCCGGCCGCGACCGGGGCCACGGCCAGGACCAATGTCTTGGGGCGCGCCGCCGCGATCCAGAGCGCGAGATTCGATCCGGAGCCCGACACGTCAAGGACGCCGCGGGAACTTGCCGAAATCGGGCTCGCGTTTTTCGAGGAAGGCATCGCGTCCTTCTTGTCCCTCCGCGGTCGTGTAGAAGAGCGCGGTGGCATTCCCCGCCAGCTCCTGGATACCGGCGAGTCCGTCCGTCTCGGCGTTGAAGGATGCCTTGAGCACACGCAGCGCGGTCGGCGACAGCCGGTTCATCTGCCGGCACCAATCGAGCGTGACGGACTCGAGCTCGCGCAGCGGGACCACGGTGTTGACGAGCCCCATCGCGAGCGCCTCCTGCGCATCGTATTGACGGCACAGGAACCAGATCTCCTTGGCCTTCTTCAGTCCGACGGTGCGGGCCATGAGTCCGGCCCCGAAACCGCCGTCGAAGCTGCCGACCCGCGGTCCGGTCTGGCCGAAGCGGGCATTGTCCGCGGCAATCGTCAGGTCGCAGATCAGGTGCAGCACATGCCCGCCGCC contains:
- the menC gene encoding o-succinylbenzoate synthase → MMDQLRIDRLRIRPYDLPLRRDWHSARGRFQRRRGWLVCAETNGAVGFGDCAPIPVAGTEDHGAAESALLNACACAPGRSVGELLQMLDDGFAATPAARCALECALLDLLSQAEGVPLRRLLASDASDAVPVNGILGTLATLTAADLQPAVEAGFSVVKIKVGVDKPASEIARLRSLAQLLPSDMRLRLDANGAWGYDLACRILDQLSELPIESLEEPLSIPDPSRLRALQERALFPLALDESLAALPADMDIGELGVRRIVIKPAVVGGLRSALDLSRRAATAGIDVVVTGVVESAAGLWPTAQLAAATGSKLPHGLATAEWLAEDLGVPPRLHGGSLSLCERPGSGFRPHPEWNTSPE
- the menB gene encoding 1,4-dihydroxy-2-naphthoyl-CoA synthase → MWEAPPGDLYQDILYQRAEQIAKITINRPEVRNAFRPQTVRELIDAFRRAHLDPRVGVIILTGAGDLAFCSGGDQRIRGDEGYRDEAGIEHLNVLELQRQIRTLPKPVVAMVAGYAIGGGHVLHLICDLTIAADNARFGQTGPRVGSFDGGFGAGLMARTVGLKKAKEIWFLCRQYDAQEALAMGLVNTVVPLRELESVTLDWCRQMNRLSPTALRVLKASFNAETDGLAGIQELAGNATALFYTTAEGQEGRDAFLEKREPDFGKFPRRP
- a CDS encoding 1,4-dihydroxy-2-naphthoate polyprenyltransferase, whose amino-acid sequence is MSGSGSNLALWIAAARPKTLVLAVAPVAAGIGLAVFQTGELAAVTALLTLIAAVSIQIGTNLHNDASDFERGTDTADRLGPPRATAQGWFSVEQVKRAAHLAFGLAFVIGLALVVRGGWPILAIGIASLVAGYAYTGGPRPIAYGPFGELYVLLFFGLAAVGGTYYLQTLTFDWPVFAVGIGLGLPAAAVLLLNNYRDLETDRIAGRRTLCHHLGRPKARVLYGLLLLASIAILFFSFGPTIAWPLLVAVPLGGLLTLKLVRGATGKQINPLLGQTGLFQAAVTVLLLLGFGLSRI